The Pseudalkalibacillus hwajinpoensis nucleotide sequence GCGATAACAAATGAAAGTTACATTTCATGGTCATTCAGTTGTAGAAGTTGTTACGAACAAAGCAAAAATTTTAATTGATCCTTTTATTTCCGGTAATGGTCAGTGTGATTTAGATGCGGATCAAGTTACTTGCGATGTGATATTGCTAACACATGGACACAATGATCACGTTGGTGACACAGTTGAAATTGCAAAGCGAAACGATGCATTAGTCGTAGCTCCATTCGAACTTGCTACATATCTTGGTTTCAAAGGTGTTAACACGCATCCTATGGCAATCGGTGGGGCACATGAGTTTGAGTTTGGTAATGTGAAGCTTACTCAGGCATTCCATGGTTCGAGCTACACTGAAGAAGAAAACCAGCAAATCATTTACACAGGGATGCCAGCGGGGATTCTCTTTAGCGCAGAAGGTAAAACGGTCTACCACGCGGGTGATACTGGGCTTTATTCTGATATGAAGCTATTATCTAATAAGCAAATTGATCTTGCGTTTCTACCCATTGGTGATAATTTTACTATGGGTCCTGAAGATGCAGCTATCGCTGCAAAATGGATAGGAGCTGAAATAACCGTACCAATTCACTACAATACTTTCCCGCTTATTGAACAAAATGGCGAGGCGTTTACTGAAAGCCTTGAAGGTACAAAAGGTAAGGTTCTTCAAACAGGAGAAACAATCGAATTGTAATCAAACACAAAACCGATGCCTTGCATCGGTTTTGTGTTTGATAAGCGTATTAATTAAGCGGACTTGAACATACCCTTTTAGAAAGACCATGAGGGGGAATCATTGTGAAACAACGATTGTTTTTATCTGTCTTATGCATTCTGTTTTTGATGTATGATGCTATGCCGCGCTTTCAAATTGACTTAACGCTAGAAGGTGCTTTTTTTAGTCTCTGGCTTTTATTTGCCATTATGGCACTTGGTGGAAATCTTTCTGGATTATTTTTTGGAAAGCAAGAGAGAAAACCTATGACAGTTAATGATTCAGTAGAAGAATTAAGAAAAAAACAATACGGTCGTTGAAGTTATAGGTCTGTGTTATGTATAATGAAGTCAATTCAAACACCACTATAACAGAAGTAGTTTAGCTACTGATACAGATGTGCATGTAGAAAGTATGGTGAAAGAAATTGACAACGAAACATGAACAGATCCTCTCTTACATTGAAACGCTAGAAGTAGGAAGTAAAATATCCGTGCGTCAAATTGCTAGAGAATTAAAGGTTAGTGAGGGTACAGCATACAGAGCAATTAAGGATGCTGAAAACAAAGGGACGGTCAGCACGATTGAACGGGTTGGGACGATCCGAATCACAAAAAAAGAGAAAGAAAATATCGAA carries:
- a CDS encoding metal-dependent hydrolase, with translation MKVTFHGHSVVEVVTNKAKILIDPFISGNGQCDLDADQVTCDVILLTHGHNDHVGDTVEIAKRNDALVVAPFELATYLGFKGVNTHPMAIGGAHEFEFGNVKLTQAFHGSSYTEEENQQIIYTGMPAGILFSAEGKTVYHAGDTGLYSDMKLLSNKQIDLAFLPIGDNFTMGPEDAAIAAKWIGAEITVPIHYNTFPLIEQNGEAFTESLEGTKGKVLQTGETIEL